The DNA window AAAAGCTTTAATTCGAGCTTGAGTTGGAATGTAAGTCTAGCTTCAAATTTTTCTCCATATtcgattttatttaatttgtttataCCTTGAGCCGATGATAGTTGcactttttaataattaaaagtaTGATATGTTTATGCAATGCATGGACAAGTaaatccattcaaatctttCAATCCGAATGCGATCTAAAGTAATATGAAATTAAACAAGGAAACATGAAACGATCTATTCATAGAGATCAATTGCTTCAATCAACAGCTATGAGCTAACAAcagaaaattaataaataaattccaTCCTGTGCAAACAATAAATTCTCCTAGCAAAATGAGACAACTTTCAATGCTTTAGCACGACAGGAATGTGTTACAATTCGGTTCGTAAAAGGTTCTGGTCAAGCAGCTGCAGCTCCTAATTGGTGCATGTGGATTCAACATCTTCGAGAGTGACTGGTTGATGCAGCTACATTCACGAAGATGACCGTTTTACATCATGACTCAACTAGCAGAAAATTACTgcccagaagaagaagaatatcGTCAACAAATCAACAGGGAACTTACCGCTTGTGCAATGGGAAACCAGTGAAGGGCACGCAAAAAAGCGTCTTCTTTTGAGGGAACGGCATCATGATTCCAGATTGTTAAATTTTCAAACGTAGCACATGTCTTCCAGCAGTTTGAACTTGAACTGTTTGCATTTTTATCAGAACTCTTCTTCCCCAAGATAGACCCTAAAAATTGAGTAAATTAAATCAAATCGCATAAAAACAGTACAGTTCAACAGGCTCCGcgcttaaatataaaaaaagtaatattgCTTTGGTCATCATTGTTTAGTGTCCCTGCAGATGGAGGATCAGCATTTGCTGCTTGAACAAAAAACAATAGAATGAAATCCAAAATGAGTGATTATACAAGTACCAGAATAGCCCTGGGGAAGGGAAATGGTGGTGCCATGCAATTTCCTTCCTCTAAAATAGGCCTCTTCCACTCTTAGACCATCCACCTCCATTTCTGCAAGTCATCCAATCTCAAAATCAGGAAACAAGGCAGGTGTTGTGCGCAGTGCATCAGTGTCAAGATTATACCTCCAGAGGGTTTGGGCTTGAAGTAGTGAGAAACAGATGTGGCGCCATTGTACTTGATGCAGCAGGGCAGCTGATGCATCTTCCCCGTCAGGTCCATCACAATCTTCCCATCCCGTCTCAGATCAATAGTGGACCTCTCATCCCTGCTGTCCATGCGTTCAATGATAGAACTAGGTATTTCTCTAGGAAAATCCCTTTCTCCCCGCACCTTGTGACAAAATAATGATCACAGCACACATGAACTAAATGACAACATCAACACTTAATTTTTCAAGTAAAACAATATAATTAGACTGCGGTATAAtgtttttgataaaaaaaaaaaaaccaaattcGGTCATTCTTATCCTACTTAATGACTTGTGACTAAAAATTATGTCATAATGATGTAAAAGTACTCAAAAAATAATGTATGATTAAAGTTTGTGGGTTTATGTAAAATCCAAGTGACAGGCGAATTTTGTAATCGCAGtttgatttgtattttttttccaGCTACATCACTATTGGAATATagtccaaaaagtagcttatgCAAGTCTGATAATAACAGGACTAAAACATTGAAGAACAGATGTGCTTGAAAACACTAACTGAAGTTAGATATGATACAAAAAGTTCTCGTCACTTGTACTCTTTGAATCAGTTCACAATACTAAAGAAGTAGCCGTAATTTATAGAAATAGAAACAATTCATGAAGTACACATTTGGAAATCAGGCTTTTCATAGCATAGGATCATTCGAAACAATTATAAGAAACTAAGTTAAGATATGATCTTGGATGTTATTAAGCTCATGAATGAAAACCTGGATTTAAGATTATTCTTTTACTTTCCAATATATCCAAAATAGTAGATGTCGCAGCATCCTATTAAGAGGTGAAATCAAAATTGGAGTAAGTTAATAATCCATATAATAAAGTTTAATAAGAATAAAGtctcaaatttaaaaaaaaaaaaaaagaagaagaaagaaagacATTATTTGGTTCCTAATGATTTTTACGTGAAACATAACAAATAACACAAGATTTAGTAGCATCATCTTTTTTAATATTGAAACAAATAATAGACACTTAAACATGGAACCTGAACATTCATGCAAGAGTAATACCATAACATTTTAAATAATCAATCAAATTCATCAAGCATATCAATGTACCATTTAACCGAAAGGAAGCTAATAATACGACTACGTTGAATAATTGAAATATGCAGAATTTAAAGTAAAACAATGTTACAGAATGATGCAATAGCACATAGagtaaaatagtttttttttaattactaCTGAAATACACCATGATTTATGCTTTAAACCATCATTCCAAATCATTCTGATACAGAAATAAGGAATTATACTTCAAACAAAAGAATAGTGTCGGagacaaataaaaatttaaccaAGAAGATAAGATCAAGATAGTTACCCTCATAATTATGTTTCCACTTTCCACCAAAACCAAtacccaaaaaatttaaaattgaggAAAAGACAAAACATCgtataataatttaacaatttcatACTTAGCATCATGTGAGAAAAGAAATGAACCAAAGTATAAATTTAACTCACAATTATAGATGATCAACGTATCTCTCTATAAGGTTCAACTTCATCAGGAAATGCCAAGTCCAGTTTCTGAAATTGATGTCTTTGCAGCCGCATTAGATACGAAGCATTACAAAGTACATAACTTGAGAATGAAACAAAAAGTTATTAAACTAGACTGATGCATAGTTGTATGGAAGAATAAAATTGCAAGTCAAAATCAAGAAAGGGTAGAACGAATTATACTGTATCCATGTTTCTAAGATGTTAGTAAATGAGCAAAACAATACTATTGCAAGATAAATACAATTCAATTGGAAGCTTTCTTTTGTCTAATCACAGCATCCTTATCCTCGTTAATTTAAACCTAATCATAAGACCATGTCATCAGCTTTATTTATCCAAGATACATGATCTATATGAAAATTCACGAAACCCATGAAATTCATGAACCATTCGAATACTAAT is part of the Primulina eburnea isolate SZY01 chromosome 1, ASM2296580v1, whole genome shotgun sequence genome and encodes:
- the LOC140821360 gene encoding uncharacterized protein C12B10.15c, with amino-acid sequence MDSRDERSTIDLRRDGKIVMDLTGKMHQLPCCIKYNGATSVSHYFKPKPSGEMEVDGLRVEEAYFRGRKLHGTTISLPQGYSGSILGKKSSDKNANSSSSNCWKTCATFENLTIWNHDAVPSKEDAFLRALHWFPIAQALHQPVTLEDVESTCTN